From the Clostridium putrefaciens genome, one window contains:
- a CDS encoding glutaredoxin family protein, with protein MVKIYTTPNCPYCKKAKSYFDMKSVEYEDINVGEDKEKRQEMIEKSGQQSVPVLEINGEIILGFNKYAVDAALNK; from the coding sequence ATGGTTAAAATATACACTACTCCAAATTGTCCTTATTGTAAAAAGGCAAAAAGCTATTTTGATATGAAAAGTGTTGAGTATGAAGATATCAATGTAGGAGAAGATAAAGAAAAAAGACAAGAAATGATAGAAAAGTCAGGTCAACAATCAGTGCCTGTACTTGAAATAAATGGAGAAATAATACTAGGGTTTAATAAGTATGCAGTAGATGCTGCTTTAAATAAATAA
- a CDS encoding NAD(P)/FAD-dependent oxidoreductase yields the protein MNKEEKYIDLVIIGSGPAGLTAAIYAARMKLNFIVLEDELVGGQIRSTYSVENYPGFKIISGQELVDKFYEQALSAGATIDEFDNIVRVSLKDNEKIIETDSFIYKAETVIIATGSQYRPLPIKEEATYHGNGIHHCELCDGEMYEDKDIIVVGGGNSAIEGAIFLSRYAKTITIVHQFDNLQSEKSLQEEVLNNPKVTMVWDSEIRHAYGEGKLEEVLVENLKTKETSKIKADGIFVYIGMIPKTKMFEDQIDINKWGYIKAGETTTTNVEGVFVAGDVREKLFRQLTTANADGTVAALMAERYIVNKRRKSNG from the coding sequence GTGAATAAAGAAGAAAAGTATATAGACTTAGTTATAATAGGATCAGGACCAGCAGGACTTACAGCTGCAATATATGCGGCCAGAATGAAACTAAACTTTATAGTACTTGAAGATGAGCTTGTAGGAGGCCAAATAAGATCTACATATTCTGTTGAAAATTATCCTGGCTTTAAAATTATAAGTGGTCAAGAACTTGTAGATAAGTTTTATGAACAAGCATTAAGTGCAGGTGCTACTATAGATGAATTTGATAACATAGTAAGGGTGAGTCTTAAAGATAATGAAAAGATTATAGAAACTGATAGCTTTATTTATAAAGCAGAAACAGTAATAATTGCTACAGGATCTCAGTATAGACCGCTACCTATAAAAGAAGAAGCAACATACCATGGAAATGGAATTCACCACTGTGAGCTATGTGATGGAGAAATGTATGAAGACAAAGATATTATAGTTGTGGGTGGAGGAAATTCCGCAATAGAAGGTGCAATATTTTTATCAAGATATGCTAAAACTATAACTATAGTTCATCAATTTGACAATCTACAATCAGAAAAGAGCTTACAAGAAGAGGTATTAAACAATCCAAAGGTAACTATGGTTTGGGACTCTGAAATAAGGCATGCTTATGGTGAAGGTAAATTAGAAGAAGTATTAGTAGAAAATTTAAAAACTAAAGAAACAAGCAAAATTAAAGCAGATGGCATTTTTGTTTATATTGGAATGATACCAAAGACAAAGATGTTTGAAGATCAAATTGATATAAATAAATGGGGCTATATAAAAGCAGGAGAAACTACAACTACAAATGTAGAAGGAGTTTTCGTTGCAGGAGATGTAAGAGAAAAGCTATTTAGGCAACTTACAACAGCTAATGCAGATGGTACAGTTGCAGCTCTTATGGCTGAAAGATATATAGTAAACAAAAGGAGGAAAAGTAATGGTTAA
- the msrB gene encoding peptide-methionine (R)-S-oxide reductase MsrB encodes MANKFLKDDKDDILKGLSSIEYKVTQENGTETPFKNKFFDHEDEGIYVDIVSGEPLFTSFDKFNSSCGWPSFSKPLEEGYVKEEKDLSHGMNRIEVRSKEANSHLGHVFTDGPIEKGGLRYCINSAALRFIPRTELKREGYEEYLKLFKY; translated from the coding sequence ATGGCGAATAAATTTTTAAAAGATGATAAAGATGATATTTTAAAAGGACTATCTTCTATAGAATATAAAGTAACACAAGAAAATGGAACAGAAACACCATTTAAAAACAAGTTTTTTGATCATGAAGATGAAGGCATATATGTAGACATAGTTTCAGGAGAACCTCTTTTTACCTCCTTTGATAAATTTAATTCTAGTTGTGGCTGGCCTAGCTTTTCAAAACCGTTAGAGGAAGGTTACGTAAAGGAAGAAAAAGATTTAAGTCACGGTATGAATCGAATTGAAGTAAGAAGCAAAGAGGCAAATTCACACTTAGGTCACGTGTTTACAGATGGACCAATAGAAAAAGGTGGTCTTAGATATTGTATAAATAGTGCAGCTTTAAGATTCATTCCAAGGACTGAGCTTAAAAGAGAAGGTTATGAAGAATACTTAAAGTTGTTTAAATATTAA
- a CDS encoding DUF1836 domain-containing protein, giving the protein MDKESLDKLLNSMNFEQEVKFQDIPSIDLYMDQVISIFENSLKGYKRNEKDKILTKTMINNYVKDKLLMGVKNKKYSREHIILLVLIYNLKQSLAIGDIKKTLTPLIEKLEKKKESIPIEEFYDIFLNIKVEETLLLNEDLYKKLEIISSNIVKSNFEEKDSDYITSLFMIISLINTSNMYKKLAEKLIDDNVMGMQEE; this is encoded by the coding sequence TTGGATAAAGAAAGTTTGGATAAATTACTTAACAGTATGAACTTTGAACAGGAGGTTAAATTTCAAGATATACCATCAATAGATCTTTATATGGATCAAGTTATTAGTATATTTGAAAATAGTCTTAAGGGATATAAAAGAAATGAAAAAGATAAGATTTTAACTAAAACTATGATAAATAATTATGTAAAAGACAAACTTTTAATGGGCGTTAAAAATAAAAAGTATAGTAGAGAACATATAATTTTGCTAGTGTTAATATATAATTTAAAGCAAAGCTTGGCAATAGGAGATATTAAAAAGACATTAACGCCATTAATTGAAAAGTTAGAAAAGAAAAAAGAAAGTATACCTATTGAAGAGTTCTATGATATATTTTTAAATATAAAGGTGGAAGAAACACTTTTATTAAATGAAGATTTATATAAAAAATTAGAAATAATAAGTTCTAATATAGTAAAAAGTAATTTTGAGGAAAAGGATAGCGATTATATTACATCTTTATTCATGATAATTTCGCTAATAAATACTTCCAATATGTATAAAAAATTAGCAGAAAAGCTTATAGATGATAATGTTATGGGAATGCAAGAAGAATAA
- the trhA gene encoding PAQR family membrane homeostasis protein TrhA, which translates to MDKSFKDPISGFTHLFGAVISLFALIAMVIKYATGGYLNNLVLASSIIFGLSLILLYTASSVYHLVITSDGVTKVLRKLDHSMIFILIAGSYTPICLISLQGYWRWGIFIAIWSLAILGVLLKVFWFNSPRILSTSFYIFMGWVLVAALKPLSKVLPIAGFVWLFVGGVFYTIGGVIYAVKAPNISKRFSFHELFHIFVLLGSFSHFLLVYKYIM; encoded by the coding sequence TTGGATAAAAGTTTTAAAGATCCTATAAGTGGTTTTACCCACCTATTTGGTGCAGTAATTTCTTTATTTGCATTAATTGCAATGGTTATCAAGTATGCAACTGGAGGGTATTTAAACAATCTTGTGTTGGCTTCCTCAATAATCTTTGGATTAAGTCTTATTTTACTATATACTGCAAGCTCAGTATACCACCTCGTAATAACTTCAGATGGTGTTACAAAGGTTTTGAGAAAGCTTGATCATTCTATGATATTTATTTTAATAGCTGGAAGTTACACTCCTATATGTTTAATATCCCTTCAAGGATATTGGAGATGGGGGATCTTTATAGCAATTTGGTCTTTAGCTATACTTGGAGTTTTATTAAAGGTGTTTTGGTTTAATAGTCCTAGAATACTATCTACATCCTTTTATATCTTTATGGGTTGGGTTTTAGTAGCCGCACTTAAGCCTTTATCTAAGGTGCTCCCTATCGCAGGGTTTGTATGGTTATTTGTGGGTGGAGTATTTTACACTATAGGTGGCGTTATCTATGCTGTAAAGGCTCCTAATATATCTAAAAGGTTCAGTTTTCATGAACTATTTCACATATTTGTTTTACTTGGAAGCTTTAGTCACTTTTTATTAGTATATAAATATATAATGTGA
- a CDS encoding ABC transporter ATP-binding protein, with amino-acid sequence MLSLKSISKSFNKGTINEISIFEDFNIDIKKGDFVSVVGSNGAGKSTLLNLISGNIIADKGIISLNEENITHYENYKRSKLIGRVYQDPAKGTSPSMSIMENLSICNNKGKRFGLKFCIKKDTERYFKDELSILNMGLENKLHTKVGSLSGGQRQALSLLMATMVSPDVLLLDEHTAALDPNTSENIINITENIVKTKGITTIMVTHNLSHAITFGNRLILMHKGAIVKDLEEDFKSKLKVSDLIEEFKNVASSNELSDTMLLS; translated from the coding sequence ATGCTTAGTTTAAAGTCTATAAGTAAAAGTTTTAATAAAGGAACCATAAATGAAATCAGTATATTTGAAGATTTTAATATAGATATAAAAAAAGGAGACTTCGTATCAGTAGTTGGGAGTAATGGTGCAGGTAAATCTACTTTATTGAATTTGATTTCAGGAAATATAATAGCAGATAAGGGGATAATAAGCTTAAATGAAGAAAATATAACCCATTATGAAAATTATAAAAGATCTAAACTTATAGGTAGGGTTTACCAAGACCCAGCTAAGGGTACATCACCTTCCATGAGCATAATGGAGAATTTATCTATATGTAATAATAAAGGCAAGAGATTTGGTCTTAAATTTTGCATAAAAAAAGATACAGAAAGATACTTTAAAGATGAACTTTCTATATTAAATATGGGCCTTGAAAATAAGCTTCATACAAAGGTTGGAAGCCTTTCAGGGGGACAAAGGCAGGCACTATCACTATTAATGGCAACTATGGTGAGTCCTGATGTGCTTTTATTAGATGAACATACAGCGGCATTAGATCCTAATACTTCAGAAAATATAATAAATATTACTGAAAACATAGTTAAAACTAAGGGAATTACAACTATTATGGTAACTCATAATTTAAGTCATGCAATAACCTTTGGAAATAGGCTAATATTAATGCATAAAGGGGCTATAGTAAAAGACTTAGAAGAAGATTTTAAGTCAAAACTTAAGGTAAGTGATCTTATAGAAGAATTTAAAAATGTGGCTTCTAGTAATGAGTTAAGTGATACTATGCTTCTATCTTGA
- a CDS encoding ABC transporter permease, whose amino-acid sequence MEFLISILEQGFIFGIAALGVYITYTILDFPDLSVDGTFTLGASVSTIMIFKGINPFVTLIVSIIAGALAGLVTGLLHERLKITNLLSGILVMIGLYSINLRIMGKANVAIFNNINIFLGKSPLIIITVFVIITKIILDLFFKTHIGYAIKGAGDNEALITSLGINGSKVRILALMISNGIVAFSGGIMAQYQRFSDISMGNGTVIMALASIIMGQSFIKKESKITATTKVIVGSIMYKLSIGLVLKMGLPPTDLKLITAVIVVIAISINNKGMSMFKNIKGLILVGGEKNA is encoded by the coding sequence ATGGAATTTTTAATTAGCATTTTAGAACAAGGATTTATATTTGGTATAGCAGCGTTAGGAGTTTATATAACTTATACTATACTAGACTTTCCAGATCTTTCGGTAGATGGTACCTTCACATTAGGAGCTTCAGTATCAACTATTATGATATTTAAAGGTATAAATCCATTTGTAACACTTATAGTTTCAATCATAGCGGGAGCTTTAGCGGGACTTGTTACAGGGTTACTTCATGAAAGACTAAAGATAACTAATCTTTTATCCGGAATACTTGTAATGATAGGATTATACTCAATAAATTTAAGGATAATGGGAAAGGCAAACGTAGCTATATTTAACAATATAAACATATTTTTAGGTAAAAGTCCACTAATAATAATTACGGTATTTGTAATAATTACTAAGATTATATTAGATTTATTTTTTAAAACACATATAGGATATGCAATAAAAGGTGCTGGAGATAATGAAGCTTTAATAACTTCCCTTGGAATAAATGGTTCTAAAGTAAGGATATTAGCTCTTATGATATCCAATGGTATAGTTGCATTTTCAGGAGGAATAATGGCACAATATCAAAGATTTTCAGATATTTCTATGGGAAATGGAACTGTAATTATGGCTTTAGCTTCTATAATAATGGGACAATCATTTATTAAAAAGGAAAGTAAGATAACAGCTACAACTAAGGTAATAGTTGGATCAATAATGTATAAATTAAGCATTGGATTAGTACTTAAGATGGGACTACCACCAACAGATTTAAAGCTTATAACAGCAGTTATAGTAGTAATAGCAATAAGTATAAATAATAAGGGTATGAGTATGTTTAAAAATATTAAGGGGCTTATACTAGTAGGAGGAGAAAAAAATGCTTAG
- a CDS encoding ABC transporter substrate-binding protein: protein MVVKKSNVFLILIISILVIFIGRLIKPVKLESSTIKYKIGISQIAEHPALDISREGFIEGLNSKGFVSGENIDIEIQNSQGDIATSQMIAQRFGALKKDIIFAIGTPSAQTVYNNTKTTPIIVTAITDIVSSGIVKSKEDMNNNVAGTSDLVPISKQLELLKKIIPKAKKVGVIYNTSELNSEVQIRNMKDIAPKYDLEIVSAGINNTNELSQVLDSIVNTVDALYIPTDNLVASSMPLIYSKFSSKNKPIFGAEEAHVKSGALATDGISYYNLGFQSGVMAAEVLEGKDIETMKVEELKDTQIVINRQVCKKLNIDIPKDILDKAIIVGEVQ from the coding sequence ATGGTAGTAAAAAAGTCAAATGTATTTTTAATTTTAATTATTTCAATATTAGTAATATTTATAGGAAGATTAATTAAACCTGTAAAATTAGAGAGTAGCACAATAAAATATAAAATAGGTATATCACAAATAGCAGAACATCCTGCATTAGATATTTCAAGGGAAGGTTTTATTGAAGGATTGAATTCTAAAGGTTTTGTAAGTGGAGAAAATATAGATATAGAAATACAAAATTCACAAGGTGATATTGCTACATCACAAATGATAGCTCAAAGATTTGGAGCTTTAAAAAAGGATATTATCTTTGCAATAGGAACACCTTCGGCGCAAACAGTTTATAATAACACAAAAACAACACCTATTATAGTTACAGCCATAACTGATATAGTTTCTTCTGGAATAGTGAAATCAAAAGAAGATATGAATAATAATGTCGCAGGAACATCTGATTTGGTTCCTATTTCAAAGCAACTTGAACTTTTAAAAAAAATAATTCCAAAGGCTAAGAAGGTAGGAGTTATATATAATACAAGTGAACTTAATTCAGAGGTTCAAATAAGGAATATGAAGGATATAGCACCAAAGTATGATTTGGAAATAGTTTCAGCTGGAATAAATAATACAAATGAGCTATCGCAGGTGTTAGATTCTATAGTAAACACTGTAGATGCTTTGTATATACCAACAGACAACCTTGTAGCATCTTCAATGCCACTTATTTATTCAAAATTTTCTAGTAAGAATAAGCCCATATTTGGAGCAGAAGAGGCCCATGTAAAGTCTGGAGCTTTAGCTACAGATGGTATAAGCTATTATAATTTAGGATTCCAATCTGGAGTTATGGCAGCAGAGGTTTTAGAAGGAAAAGATATAGAGACTATGAAGGTAGAGGAACTTAAAGATACTCAAATAGTTATAAATAGACAAGTATGTAAGAAGCTTAATATAGATATACCAAAAGATATATTAGATAAAGCAATTATAGTGGGGGAGGTACAATAA
- a CDS encoding HutP family protein: MREYNSLDIAKASVKMAISSRSEEGNLIKDFNKEEILAVAVDIGGNITSSIPKIIERALVASKRTGIIKDCHVHEGAVAGATREAIIQISSKANGLNVGGKIGIARSGEHLSVCIFLSIGLLHLNEVVIGLGHRSIPSL; the protein is encoded by the coding sequence ATGAGAGAATATAATAGTCTTGATATAGCAAAGGCTTCAGTAAAAATGGCCATATCCTCAAGAAGTGAAGAGGGAAATCTTATAAAAGACTTTAATAAAGAAGAAATATTAGCAGTAGCAGTAGATATCGGAGGGAACATAACTTCATCTATACCTAAGATAATTGAAAGAGCTTTAGTAGCATCTAAGAGAACAGGTATAATAAAGGATTGTCACGTACATGAGGGTGCGGTTGCAGGAGCTACAAGAGAGGCTATAATTCAAATATCATCAAAGGCAAACGGACTTAATGTAGGCGGAAAGATAGGCATTGCAAGATCTGGTGAACATTTAAGTGTATGCATATTCTTAAGTATAGGTTTGTTACATCTAAATGAAGTAGTTATAGGACTTGGTCATAGATCTATTCCTAGTTTATAA
- a CDS encoding lytic transglycosylase domain-containing protein: MKNKSFKIAYSIIMIFIILISFFYTIKNFIYPYKYRNFIERYSEEYSLDPLMVAAIIKTESGFRKEARSDKDAVGLMQITEDTSKWAAEKMDIKDFNVESLKDPEFNIKMGCWYLDNLKEEFNGDIDLVLASYNGGRGHVQKWLKDTRYSKDGKNLSYIPFKETDKYIKKVKVNYNIYQFIYN; the protein is encoded by the coding sequence ATGAAAAATAAGAGTTTTAAGATTGCATACAGTATAATTATGATTTTTATAATTTTAATCAGTTTTTTTTATACAATAAAAAATTTCATTTATCCATATAAGTATAGAAACTTTATAGAACGTTATAGTGAGGAATATAGCTTAGATCCTCTTATGGTTGCTGCAATTATAAAGACAGAAAGTGGGTTTAGAAAAGAAGCAAGATCTGATAAAGATGCGGTAGGACTTATGCAAATAACGGAAGATACTTCAAAGTGGGCAGCTGAAAAGATGGATATAAAAGATTTTAATGTAGAAAGCTTGAAAGATCCTGAATTTAATATAAAAATGGGATGCTGGTATCTAGATAATCTAAAAGAAGAATTTAATGGAGATATAGATTTAGTTTTAGCTTCTTACAATGGTGGTAGAGGCCATGTGCAAAAGTGGCTCAAAGATACAAGGTATTCGAAAGATGGTAAAAATTTAAGTTACATACCTTTTAAAGAGACTGATAAATATATAAAAAAGGTTAAAGTAAATTATAATATATATCAATTTATATATAATTAA
- the coaE gene encoding dephospho-CoA kinase (Dephospho-CoA kinase (CoaE) performs the final step in coenzyme A biosynthesis.), whose amino-acid sequence MLKIGLTGGIATGKSTVSSMMKDEGFAFIDADIVSKEVFTLYPSLTEELKRTFSETFFNEDGALKRREFGNYIFKYSKERIKYENIIIPLIKDRIIELFKEYEKQGEKVVILDAPTLIENNMQDYVDYIILVWTNSKEQIKRLMDRNNFTREEAMDRINSQMNLQNKKKDSDFIIDNSDSIKSTKEEVDELISLIKMLNN is encoded by the coding sequence ATGTTAAAGATAGGACTTACAGGGGGCATAGCAACGGGAAAAAGTACTGTATCATCTATGATGAAAGATGAAGGATTTGCTTTTATTGATGCAGATATTGTATCAAAGGAAGTATTTACGCTATATCCTTCACTTACAGAAGAACTAAAGCGTACCTTTAGTGAAACATTTTTTAATGAAGATGGTGCCCTAAAACGAAGAGAGTTTGGAAATTATATATTTAAATATAGTAAAGAAAGAATAAAATACGAGAATATTATAATACCTTTAATAAAAGATAGAATTATAGAACTTTTTAAGGAATATGAAAAACAAGGTGAAAAAGTAGTGATTTTAGACGCACCTACACTTATAGAAAATAATATGCAAGATTATGTGGATTATATAATCTTAGTGTGGACAAATAGCAAGGAACAAATAAAAAGGTTAATGGACAGAAATAACTTTACAAGAGAAGAAGCTATGGATAGAATAAATTCTCAAATGAATTTGCAAAATAAAAAGAAGGATTCAGATTTTATTATTGATAATAGTGATAGTATAAAATCTACAAAAGAAGAGGTAGACGAATTGATAAGTTTAATTAAAATGCTAAATAATTAA